From Thalassotalea euphylliae, the proteins below share one genomic window:
- a CDS encoding NADP-dependent oxidoreductase, translating to MQNRQIVLSTRPDGIPGPEHFSAKTAELELTLAEGQIAVKNIYLSIDPAMRGWVSLEPNYLPPVQIDEVMRSICVGEIVDSKHPDYAKGDTVYGIFGWQEYCVCEPNPMVRKINPDLAPISSALGALGPNGLTAYLVLNELGKIEADETVLISTAAGGVGSIAGQIAKIKGCKVIGLTGSDDKVEMCVDEFGYDHALNYKTTENLEKAIAELAPEGINVFFDNTSGAIADAVYPNLAMNARALQVGTAAVESWEPETPLGPRRDRHILTKRLTVMGFVLIDHTAKAPAALQQLAQWYTQGELKYRENITEGLENAPQALADLYKGVNTGKQLIKI from the coding sequence ATGCAAAATCGCCAAATCGTATTATCAACACGCCCTGATGGTATCCCGGGCCCAGAGCACTTTTCAGCAAAAACCGCCGAGCTAGAGTTAACACTGGCTGAGGGGCAAATTGCCGTTAAAAATATTTACCTATCGATTGACCCAGCAATGCGCGGTTGGGTATCACTAGAGCCAAACTATTTACCACCGGTGCAAATTGATGAAGTCATGCGTTCAATTTGTGTCGGTGAAATTGTCGATTCGAAACACCCTGATTATGCCAAAGGCGACACGGTTTACGGCATTTTCGGTTGGCAAGAATACTGTGTGTGCGAACCTAACCCTATGGTACGCAAAATAAACCCAGATCTCGCACCAATTTCAAGTGCACTGGGCGCACTAGGACCAAATGGTTTAACTGCCTACTTGGTGCTTAATGAGCTGGGTAAAATTGAAGCGGATGAAACCGTATTAATTTCAACTGCCGCTGGTGGCGTAGGTAGTATCGCTGGTCAAATTGCCAAAATTAAAGGCTGTAAAGTCATTGGTTTAACGGGTAGCGACGACAAAGTTGAGATGTGCGTTGATGAATTTGGCTACGATCACGCGCTTAACTACAAGACTACCGAAAACTTAGAAAAAGCCATTGCTGAGCTTGCGCCAGAAGGCATCAACGTATTTTTTGATAACACCTCTGGCGCTATCGCCGATGCCGTATACCCTAACCTAGCGATGAACGCTCGTGCGCTACAAGTCGGCACCGCTGCCGTTGAAAGCTGGGAGCCAGAAACACCATTAGGCCCACGCCGCGATCGCCATATCTTAACTAAGCGCTTAACCGTAATGGGCTTTGTCTTGATTGATCACACCGCTAAAGCGCCAGCCGCATTGCAGCAACTTGCCCAGTGGTACACGCAAGGCGAATTAAAATATCGCGAAAATATCACGGAAGGGTTGGAAAATGCGCCGCAAGCACTCGCCGACTTATACAAAGGCGTAAATACAGGTAAGCAATTGATTAAAATCTAG
- a CDS encoding OmpA family protein, which produces MKKYNLITASILSAGVMASSHVMADSSQCDSQDAHYQQCDNQLGWYLGADVGIAKTDVGRSDVERFFEQSQLDADVVDVDDQGNAWSAFIGYQFNTYFAIELGYLDLGDRSVDFTGQTADLDAFYDNVEHIYPQSAEGGTINVVASYPLSERFKVSGKLGYFDWRGDYQTRESGQGVGQDSVSDQDIWYGVELNYRVANNWQAYLGFSQVNLSRDDNEVFNLGIRYYFGGGKTHTVKQKSEPVVNEDKNSTNSVNSQSTLLKQPQPVKVLEQDTDNDGVFDHIDKCAQSDSRYQVDSDGCTLMQPQQASFNLVVRYANDSAEIAPSYFEKIAELAEFVNKYRVNSLTVTGHTSAPGSKAYNQTLSEQRAQSLAKILVEQYQIKPEIINTQGKGESDLLDTSNNEQAHQLNRRIELSLKEELLLPVKK; this is translated from the coding sequence ATGAAGAAGTATAACCTGATAACCGCCAGCATTTTATCAGCGGGCGTAATGGCCAGTAGTCATGTGATGGCTGATAGCAGCCAATGTGATTCGCAAGACGCTCATTATCAACAATGTGACAATCAACTTGGTTGGTACCTTGGCGCAGATGTTGGTATTGCCAAAACGGATGTGGGTCGCAGCGACGTTGAGCGATTTTTCGAACAATCTCAGCTTGATGCTGATGTGGTCGATGTTGATGATCAAGGCAATGCTTGGTCAGCATTTATCGGCTATCAATTTAATACTTACTTCGCCATTGAGCTTGGTTATCTAGATTTGGGTGATCGCAGCGTTGATTTTACCGGGCAAACGGCTGACCTTGATGCATTTTACGATAATGTCGAGCATATCTACCCACAATCTGCGGAAGGTGGCACCATTAATGTCGTGGCGTCGTATCCATTGTCAGAGCGCTTTAAAGTATCGGGTAAGCTGGGGTATTTTGATTGGCGTGGTGACTATCAAACGCGTGAATCAGGACAGGGTGTGGGGCAAGACAGTGTGTCAGATCAAGATATCTGGTATGGCGTTGAGCTTAACTATCGCGTAGCAAACAATTGGCAAGCCTATTTAGGCTTTTCTCAGGTCAACCTAAGTCGTGACGACAATGAGGTATTCAACTTGGGTATACGTTACTACTTTGGTGGTGGCAAGACTCATACTGTGAAGCAAAAATCTGAGCCAGTGGTTAACGAGGACAAAAACTCGACTAACTCAGTAAATTCGCAATCGACACTATTAAAACAACCACAGCCAGTAAAAGTGCTAGAGCAAGATACTGACAATGATGGCGTGTTCGATCATATAGATAAGTGCGCGCAAAGTGATAGCCGCTATCAGGTTGATAGTGACGGTTGCACCTTAATGCAGCCGCAACAAGCCAGCTTTAACTTAGTAGTACGCTATGCCAATGACAGTGCTGAAATCGCCCCCAGCTATTTTGAAAAAATTGCTGAATTAGCAGAATTTGTGAATAAGTATCGGGTCAATAGCTTAACCGTTACGGGTCATACGTCAGCACCCGGCAGTAAGGCTTACAATCAAACCTTATCAGAGCAACGAGCACAATCACTTGCTAAAATACTGGTCGAGCAATATCAGATCAAACCTGAAATTATTAACACGCAGGGCAAAGGTGAGAGTGATTTACTTGATACGTCGAATAATGAGCAAGCTCATCAGCTCAATCGTCGTATTGAATTGAGCTTAAAAGAAGAATTGCTATTACCTGTAAAAAAATAG